Part of the Microbacterium immunditiarum genome is shown below.
GGTCTGGGGTGATTGTCGGCAGAGGCCGATGGATCGTTCCCATGTCGTGTATCCCTTCCGGCTCAGGCTCGCGAGGCGCCGAGAATGCTGACGGTGAAGTTGGAGGCGACGGCGCTCGCACTCGTCACGAGGGCCACCTCGGCGGCCTCGACCTGGCGCCCGTGCGCCTCGCCGCGGAGTTGACGCACGGCCTCGGCGAAGCTCATCATGCCGCCGCTCGCTCCCGGGTGGGCGAAGCTCAGCAAGCCGCCGTGCGTATTGATCGGGAGCTTGCCGCCGAGGTCGCCGTGCTCCCGCACGAAGGCTCCCGCGCCGCCGCGCTCGGCGAACCCGAGGTCCTCGAGCTGAACAGCGACGGTGATTGTGAACGAATCGTAGATCATCGCCACATCGATGTCGTCGCGCGAGACGCCGGCCTGCGCGAACGCGCGGTCGCCCGCGACGTCCACGACGGTGTGCACGAGGTCGTGCCTGCCGTCCATCGACCCCTCGGCGAGCTGACCCATGTGGTAGAACGACTGTCCCTGGCCGATACCCAGGAATTCGACCTCGCGCTTCGGATCCCGGCTCGCGCCGCGCGCCGAGACGACGTAGGCGGTCGCGCCGTCGGAGACGAGTGAGCAGTCGAGTCGGTGCAGGGGCGAGGAGATGATCGGCGAGCTGAGCACGTCGTCGACCGTGATCTCGTCGCGGTAGGTCGCGAGCGGGTTGCGGCTCGCGTGCCGGCGCACCATCACGGCGATCTCGGCGAGGTCGGCGTCCGTCG
Proteins encoded:
- a CDS encoding thiolase C-terminal domain-containing protein, with the protein product MTDAVIAGIGESKIGKVPEMTTLGLIVDASLKAIEDAGLTAHDIDGIILHPAFHMSPRYHIIVSETLGIYVKTLADTEMAGGASYGLALERAKQAVESGLCKNVLLVGGEKLATGHLSGSAMMASVGAHNLDWEYPYGATIPSYYGLLAQRYFHETGATDADLAEIAVMVRRHASRNPLATYRDEITVDDVLSSPIISSPLHRLDCSLVSDGATAYVVSARGASRDPKREVEFLGIGQGQSFYHMGQLAEGSMDGRHDLVHTVVDVAGDRAFAQAGVSRDDIDVAMIYDSFTITVAVQLEDLGFAERGGAGAFVREHGDLGGKLPINTHGGLLSFAHPGASGGMMSFAEAVRQLRGEAHGRQVEAAEVALVTSASAVASNFTVSILGASRA